From Melospiza melodia melodia isolate bMelMel2 chromosome 19, bMelMel2.pri, whole genome shotgun sequence, one genomic window encodes:
- the TP53RK gene encoding EKC/KEOPS complex subunit TP53RK: MAAAQTEAGGARSVVAGPAGAAAMGDVRPVGPATAELEAADPAADGAECGAGDAVVAEEPPTPPALPGLRLVQQGAEAHVYRGLFLGRAAVAKLRVPKRYRHPALEERLSRRRMAQEARSLLRCRRAGIPAPAVYFVDYVTNSIYLEDIVDSITVQDHIYSVQKSGSDASSLHKLAEKMGELLARMHDEDIIHGDLTTANLLLRPPTENLDLVLIDFGLSFISGLPEDKGVDLYVLEKAFISTHPDTEAMFQALLKTYAATSKKSGPVIKKLDEVRLRGRKRSMIG; encoded by the exons ATGGCGGCGGCCCAGACGGAGGCGGGCGGTGCGCGTTCGGTCGTGGCGGGGCCCGCGGGCGCTGCCGCCATGGGCGACGTGCGGCCCGTAGGCCCCGCCACGGCCGAGCTGGAAGCCGCGGACCCCGCCGCGGACGGTGCGGAGTGCGGGGCGGGCGACGCCGTGGTGGCGGAGGAGCCGCCGACGCCGCcggcgctgccggggctgcggctgGTGCAGCAGGGCGCTGAGGCGCACGTGTACCGCGGGCTCTTCCTCGGCCGGGCCGCCGTGGCCAAGCTCCGCGTCCCGAAGCGCTACCGACACCCCGCGCTGGAGGAGCGCCTCAGCCGGCGCCGCATGGCCCAGGAGGCGCGCTCGCTGCTGCGGTGCCGGCGGGCAG GGATTCCAGCGCCAGCGGTCTACTTCGTGGATTATGTCACCAACTCCATCTACCTTGAAGATATAGTAGACTCAATTACTGTTCAGGATCATATTTATTCTGTACAAAAGAGTGGAAGTGATGCCAGCAGCCTCCATAAGTTAGCAGAGAAGATGGGTGAGCTGTTAGCAAGGATGCACGATGAGGATATTATCCACGGGGACCTCACAACTGCCAATCTCCTCCTGAGGCCACCCACGGAGAACCTGGACCTGGTGTTGATAGACTTTGGACTCAGTTTTATTTCAGGCCTCCCAGAGGATAAAGGAGTTGATTTGTATGTTCTGGAAAAAGCCTTCATTAGCACTCATCCAGATACTGAAGCAATGTTCCAAGCTCTGCTAAAGACCTACGCAGCCACGTCTAAAAAATCAGGTCCTGTGATCAAAAAGCTGGATGAGGTTCGGCTAAGGGGAAGGAAGAGATCCATGATTGGGTAG